Proteins co-encoded in one Rhopalosiphum maidis isolate BTI-1 chromosome 2, ASM367621v3, whole genome shotgun sequence genomic window:
- the LOC113552885 gene encoding tumor suppressor candidate 3 has protein sequence MYLKTILCAFIILNSLVESAREERPKSLDQKVQQLNDLYQKKFLVKFNGPKFKEFVKSPPRNYSVIMMFTAMASHRQCSICGHASDEFIIVANSYRYSHRLTESPLYFGIVDFDEGSDIFQMLRINTAPVFMHFPAKGKPKPLDTMDIQRVGFASEMIAKWIQERTDVQIRIFRPPNYSSTLALSVLFAICSSFLYVRRNNMEMFFNKNLWGVFSVLFCLNMISGQMWNHIRGPPLMHRNQQGIITYIHNSSQGQFIVETYIIIILNTILVFGAVIMIDSYTKKTDSKTRKIMTVGGLALVVFLFSVILSIFKSKAHGYPYSFLIK, from the exons atgtatttaaaaaccattctttgtgcttttattattttaaattccttAGTCGAAAGCGCTAGGGAAGAGCGCCCTAAG AGCCTTGATCAAAAAGTACAGCAGCTAAATGATCTATATCAAAAGAAATTTTTGGTTAAATTTAATGGTCCTAAATTTAAGGAATTTGTCAAATCACCACCAAGAAACTATTCAGTTATTATGATGTTCACAGCAATGGCATCTCATAGACAATGTTCAATATGCGG acATGCCAgtgatgaatttattattgtagctAATTCATATCGCTACTCTCATAGACTAACTGAAAGTCCTTTATACTTTGGAATTGTTGACTTTGATGAGGGATCTgacatttttcaaatg ttgCGAATTAATACTGCTCCAGTGTTCATGCATTTTCCAGCAAAAGGTAAACCAAAACCTTTAGATACTATGGACATACAAAGAGTTGGTTTTGCATCAGAAATGATTGCAAAATGGATACAAGAAAGAACTGATGTACAA atacgaATATTCCGACCACCAAATTATTCAAGTACATTGGCATTATCTGTTTTATTTGCAATATGctcatcatttttatatgtcAGGCGAAATAATATGgaaatgtttttcaataaaaatttatgggGAGTTTTTTCTGTG TTATTCTGTTTGAATATGATTTCCGGACAAATGTGGAATCATATAAGAGGACCACCATTAATGCATCGTAATCAGCAAggcattattacatatattcacAACTCTTCACAAGGACAGTTCATTGTTGAAACCtacatcataattatattga atacaatattGGTGTTTGGAGCTGTGATAATGATTGATTCTTATACAAAGAAAACAGATTCTAAGACACGTAAAATAATGACTGTTGGCGGCTTAGCAttggttgtatttttattcagcGTTAttctatctatatttaaatcaaaagcaCATGGATATCCTTACAG ttttctGATCAAATAA